One Terriglobales bacterium DNA segment encodes these proteins:
- a CDS encoding glycosyltransferase, protein MPKISALIHTNNDGLRLGRSLDSLRACDEIIVIDHGSSDNTEKIAKEHGAEFKTGIAGVDKGTYAVDASNDWILCLGANESLSEGLEAALFEWKNAEHEKAVGFNVRVREENGSGWKEIGPETRLVNRKKLNWTGDLPPTTTVNDLIHGDILRFHNP, encoded by the coding sequence ATGCCCAAAATATCGGCTCTCATTCATACGAATAACGACGGACTGCGCCTCGGGCGATCCCTGGACTCGTTGCGTGCCTGTGACGAGATTATCGTGATCGACCATGGTTCGAGTGATAACACCGAGAAGATTGCAAAAGAGCATGGCGCGGAGTTCAAGACGGGCATTGCCGGTGTCGACAAGGGCACGTACGCTGTGGATGCGAGCAACGATTGGATCCTCTGCCTGGGCGCGAATGAATCGCTAAGCGAAGGTTTGGAGGCGGCGCTGTTTGAATGGAAGAATGCCGAGCACGAGAAGGCGGTCGGGTTCAACGTCCGGGTGAGGGAAGAAAACGGCAGCGGCTGGAAAGAGATTGGCCCCGAAACCCGTCTGGTCAATCGCAAGAAGCTGAACTGGACCGGTGATCTTCCGCCCACGACAACCGTCAACGACCTCATTCACGGCGACATCTTGCGCTTCCACAATCCCTAG
- a CDS encoding L-lactate dehydrogenase gives MLKQSTVRVAVVGMGNVGATFAYTLLLRGLASEIVLIDVNQAKAQGEAMDLNHSAPFAHPTRIWAGDYSDCTGAAVTVVTAGAAQRTGETRLDLVKRNYDIFAKVVPAIAKANPEGIILIATNPVDVLTYASLKFSRLPAQRVFGSGTILDTARFRHLLSEYFDVDPRSVHAHIIGEHGDSEVPVWSLANIAGMRLPEFARAAGVPHDEFQMEEIFKQTRDAAYHIIERKGATYYAVAAGLMRIVEAILRDQNTVLSVSSLVTGYYGISDVCLSLPTIVNRSGIHKVLHLDLTQEEQLQLQHSAEVLKRNFAVLS, from the coding sequence ATGTTAAAGCAAAGCACGGTGCGGGTTGCAGTTGTTGGCATGGGAAATGTCGGCGCGACGTTTGCCTACACGCTATTGCTTCGCGGTCTTGCCTCCGAAATTGTCCTTATCGACGTCAATCAAGCCAAGGCACAGGGTGAGGCGATGGACCTCAACCACAGCGCACCTTTTGCGCATCCCACGCGGATCTGGGCCGGAGACTACTCCGATTGCACGGGCGCGGCCGTCACAGTTGTCACCGCAGGCGCCGCTCAGCGAACAGGCGAGACTCGTCTGGATCTCGTCAAACGCAACTACGACATCTTTGCGAAGGTGGTCCCCGCGATCGCAAAGGCGAATCCCGAAGGGATCATACTGATCGCCACCAACCCGGTGGACGTCCTCACGTATGCTTCCCTCAAATTTTCGCGTCTTCCGGCGCAACGCGTGTTCGGCTCCGGAACGATTCTCGATACCGCCCGCTTCCGTCATTTGCTCAGCGAGTACTTTGACGTCGATCCCCGCAGCGTCCACGCACATATCATTGGCGAACACGGCGACAGTGAAGTGCCTGTCTGGTCGCTCGCGAATATCGCCGGCATGCGACTGCCCGAATTCGCCCGGGCCGCTGGAGTTCCTCACGACGAATTCCAGATGGAAGAAATCTTCAAGCAGACCCGCGATGCCGCGTATCACATCATCGAGCGAAAAGGCGCAACCTATTACGCCGTCGCTGCCGGACTGATGCGCATCGTGGAAGCTATCCTCCGCGATCAGAACACCGTGCTCTCTGTTTCGAGCCTGGTGACGGGCTACTACGGTATCTCTGATGTTTGCCTCAGCCTGCCGACGATCGTGAACCGGAGTGGAATTCACAAGGTTCTGCACCTTGATCTCACCCAGGAGGAGCAACTCCAATTGCAACACTCGGCAGAGGTTCTCAAGAGGAATTTTGCCGTGCTCTCGTGA
- a CDS encoding tetratricopeptide repeat protein, whose translation MKHFLVLPLSFGLLVGVAVAQNRPVTPPVDRDDAQRREINPDLKPGNEPPRSEGSVRGPNESSSKDRNVDISPPPGDNRHPGSTLEGPDEASGITEMKPWNPHKADKDVEVGLYYFKQKNYKAAESRFREALYWQDNHAEATYRLANTLDKVGKKDEARQFYESYLKILPNGDFAQECKKALDRLASVESSGKIAAKPTSRP comes from the coding sequence ATGAAGCACTTTCTTGTTTTGCCGCTTTCGTTCGGACTGCTGGTTGGAGTAGCTGTTGCACAAAACCGCCCCGTGACGCCTCCGGTTGACAGGGACGACGCCCAGCGCCGGGAGATTAATCCGGATCTTAAGCCCGGAAATGAACCTCCTCGTTCAGAGGGCAGCGTGCGCGGCCCGAATGAGAGTTCCAGCAAAGATCGCAACGTCGATATCTCTCCTCCTCCAGGAGACAACCGGCATCCCGGGTCCACGCTCGAAGGTCCCGATGAGGCATCCGGCATCACGGAGATGAAGCCGTGGAATCCGCACAAAGCTGACAAAGACGTCGAAGTGGGGCTCTACTACTTCAAGCAGAAGAATTACAAAGCTGCGGAGAGCCGGTTTCGCGAGGCGCTGTACTGGCAAGACAATCACGCGGAAGCGACCTACAGGCTCGCGAATACCCTCGATAAAGTCGGCAAGAAAGACGAAGCCCGCCAATTCTACGAAAGCTATCTGAAGATTCTGCCGAACGGCGACTTTGCCCAGGAATGCAAAAAAGCTCTCGACCGCTTGGCGTCAGTCGAGAGCTCAGGAAAGATTGCGGCGAAGCCTACTTCTCGACCCTGA
- a CDS encoding OmpA family protein translates to MKKVFVLPMIAALSLATTVGCATKKYVRNETAPTINKVNELDELTAKTTNDIKDVDARAQQGIQGVNQKAAQADQRAAAANQRAGEAQQLASTASTRVDQIATQVANFDNYRPVTEATVHFGFDKASLTKQAKEALDEMANGLQQTRNYIIVVNGNTDPVGPAEYNYQLSRRRADAVVNYLAAKYNVPAHKFYIIGLGEDKPAEEGRGSKVNAENRRVDVQLMTNIQDQGAQPGSQAQEQQQTPPSAAAAPQSR, encoded by the coding sequence ATGAAGAAAGTTTTCGTACTACCGATGATTGCGGCGCTGAGCCTGGCCACCACAGTTGGCTGCGCGACAAAAAAGTATGTCCGCAATGAAACAGCCCCGACGATCAACAAAGTCAATGAACTCGACGAACTGACCGCGAAGACGACCAACGACATTAAAGATGTCGATGCGCGCGCTCAGCAGGGTATCCAAGGCGTGAACCAGAAGGCAGCTCAGGCTGATCAGCGTGCCGCCGCTGCGAACCAGCGTGCCGGCGAAGCTCAGCAGCTCGCCTCCACGGCCTCCACGCGCGTTGACCAGATCGCAACGCAGGTGGCGAATTTCGACAACTACCGGCCGGTAACCGAAGCGACTGTCCACTTCGGCTTTGACAAGGCTAGCCTCACCAAGCAGGCCAAGGAAGCGCTCGACGAGATGGCCAACGGCCTTCAGCAGACCCGGAACTACATCATCGTGGTGAACGGGAACACCGATCCGGTGGGTCCTGCGGAGTACAACTACCAGCTGAGCCGCCGCCGTGCCGATGCCGTCGTGAATTACCTGGCCGCGAAGTACAACGTCCCCGCGCACAAGTTCTACATTATCGGATTGGGCGAGGATAAGCCTGCCGAAGAGGGCCGCGGATCGAAGGTAAACGCCGAGAACCGCCGCGTCGACGTGCAGTTGATGACCAATATCCAGGACCAGGGCGCACAGCCTGGCTCGCAGGCTCAGGAACAGCAGCAAACGCCGCCCAGCGCAGCCGCTGCACCGCAGAGCCGATAA
- the uvrC gene encoding excinuclease ABC subunit UvrC: protein MDLFAKIRTLPTSPGVYLYKNAEGQVIYVGKAKSLRARVRNYFSDDALADAKTGTLMREAVDIDYIVVANNGEALALENNLIKQHKPRYNILLRDDKTYPYIKLTLGERFPRVYVTRRLKKDGSEYFGPYFPANLAYRIVDLIHRHFLIPSCNIDLRRFHPRACLQFYIGRCLGPCVSGLVTPERYAEAVQDVRMFLEGKQTELARSLHTRMIAAAEAEQFELAAKYRDLIFTVEQLQEKQRIAAAEGDDADVFGYHYENGMLAVNLFHMRGGKILDRREFFWDKVPFLEAGESFSPGEFFSSLLTQLYVDQKYMPKHVYIPVDFEDRVTLEDVLSEHYGARIEIHVPQRGDKRSLIDLAGNNAKQSFDQRFRTMKPNAEAIQVALQDALTLPEKPRRIECFDISHIQGAETVASMVVWEDGTMKKSDYRKFIIKSVTGVDDFASMREVVTRRYKRLLDNKEKFPSLVLIDGGIGQLHAAAEALEALQITNQPLASIAKREEIIYVHGQEDEPVVLDHHSPILHVVQTIRDEAHRFAVTFHRKRRQMRDRANELLEVPGIGETAMKRLLEHFGSVKAVREADAAALSAVVNRTQVEAILNYFKTTTVS, encoded by the coding sequence ATGGATCTGTTTGCCAAAATCCGGACACTTCCCACTTCGCCCGGCGTGTACCTCTATAAAAACGCCGAGGGGCAGGTCATTTATGTGGGAAAGGCGAAGAGTCTGCGGGCTCGCGTCCGGAACTATTTCTCCGATGACGCCCTGGCCGACGCCAAGACCGGCACGCTTATGCGAGAGGCCGTGGACATCGACTATATCGTCGTTGCAAATAACGGCGAAGCGCTGGCCCTCGAAAACAACCTTATCAAGCAGCACAAGCCGCGCTACAACATTCTCCTTCGCGACGACAAGACGTACCCATACATCAAGCTCACGCTGGGGGAGCGCTTCCCTCGTGTGTACGTCACCCGCCGATTGAAGAAGGACGGCAGCGAGTACTTTGGTCCCTACTTTCCGGCCAATCTCGCCTACCGAATCGTGGACCTGATCCACCGGCATTTCCTGATCCCATCGTGCAACATCGATCTACGTCGTTTCCATCCACGCGCCTGCTTGCAGTTCTATATCGGGCGCTGCCTGGGCCCATGTGTCAGCGGCCTCGTCACCCCCGAGCGATACGCCGAAGCTGTTCAGGACGTGCGCATGTTCCTGGAGGGCAAGCAGACAGAACTCGCGCGCTCACTGCACACCCGGATGATCGCCGCTGCCGAGGCCGAGCAGTTTGAACTCGCAGCCAAGTACCGCGATCTGATCTTCACGGTCGAACAGCTTCAGGAGAAACAACGAATCGCCGCAGCAGAAGGCGACGACGCCGACGTCTTCGGATACCACTACGAAAACGGCATGCTCGCGGTGAATCTCTTCCATATGCGTGGAGGCAAGATCCTCGATCGACGCGAGTTCTTCTGGGACAAAGTCCCTTTTCTTGAAGCTGGCGAATCGTTCAGCCCCGGCGAGTTTTTCTCTTCGTTGCTGACCCAGCTTTATGTGGACCAGAAGTACATGCCGAAGCACGTCTACATCCCGGTGGATTTCGAAGATCGAGTCACGCTGGAAGACGTCCTTTCCGAACATTACGGCGCCCGAATCGAGATCCACGTACCCCAGCGCGGCGATAAGCGTTCGCTGATCGACCTCGCCGGCAACAATGCGAAGCAGTCTTTCGACCAGCGCTTCCGCACCATGAAGCCCAATGCGGAAGCCATTCAAGTCGCGCTGCAAGATGCGCTGACACTTCCGGAAAAGCCCCGCCGGATCGAGTGTTTCGATATTTCTCACATCCAGGGCGCCGAAACTGTCGCCTCGATGGTGGTGTGGGAAGACGGCACGATGAAGAAATCCGACTACCGAAAATTCATCATCAAGTCTGTCACCGGCGTCGACGACTTCGCTTCCATGCGTGAAGTGGTAACGCGCCGATATAAACGATTACTGGACAACAAAGAGAAATTCCCCAGCCTCGTCCTGATCGACGGCGGCATCGGCCAGTTGCACGCCGCCGCTGAAGCACTTGAGGCGCTCCAGATCACCAACCAACCACTTGCTTCTATCGCGAAGCGCGAAGAAATCATCTACGTCCACGGACAAGAGGACGAGCCAGTCGTCCTCGACCATCACTCACCGATTCTGCACGTCGTGCAGACGATCCGCGATGAGGCGCACCGATTTGCCGTCACATTTCATCGCAAGCGACGCCAAATGCGCGACCGCGCCAATGAGTTGCTTGAGGTGCCAGGTATTGGTGAGACTGCGATGAAGCGCTTGCTCGAACATTTCGGCAGTGTGAAAGCAGTTCGCGAAGCGGATGCCGCGGCACTTAGCGCAGTTGTAAACCGGACGCAGGTAGAAGCAATCTTGAACTACTTCAAAACCACAACGGTTTCTTAA
- a CDS encoding tetratricopeptide repeat protein — MVPVSVSERRSDARGYRLLALALILTALVYAATVRFQFVYDDNPQIVSNPTLTTWKTLPTLFVSHNWKFLLPDWPGNYYRPLFMTWLLVNRMLFGLNPAYWHATTVLLHLLATAMAFFVARQWLHNGVGAGFVALLFGLHPIHVESVAWVSGVTDPLMAVFAFAAFWAWVKGERAEIGKIFWKALAIVFYAAACLSKESAVFLPVVVVVYDVLFGREERSWKGLIQSTLRSWPLWLTALAYLIVRRLVLKGFAHSLEAPIIENLLTIPTIMWGYMRRLAWPVNLSVFYDTPPVTNVLQWRFWLPTLAWILALLIGWRIAKRSRVVALSLLWIFIFLTPAIMGLPVFPIGEWVHDRYLYLPSFGFCVLLVHAISQLPSERELFRLPAAPAAVVLVLVAAMAYTTGVETTYWTNGLVLFARGSKIAPHSAIAKSQLGNELYRRGDGKGAEEEYEKAIQLEPRNWKINMAYGLLLFYTGQFDRADRQMDRAISILNTDPNEYFYQGLSRFKIGKFVEAEESFRNAIRTGANRVRYHFWLGVALERQGRLDEAKTEYEEELRQHPETDTPVRQHLEALQKLRAQ, encoded by the coding sequence TTGGTACCAGTTTCAGTTTCAGAGCGGCGTTCAGATGCACGCGGCTATCGGCTTCTCGCGCTCGCGTTGATCCTGACCGCGCTGGTGTACGCCGCCACCGTGCGGTTTCAGTTCGTCTACGACGATAATCCGCAGATCGTTTCGAACCCAACTCTGACCACCTGGAAGACGCTCCCGACGTTATTCGTCTCGCATAACTGGAAGTTCTTGCTGCCGGACTGGCCCGGGAACTACTACCGTCCGCTGTTCATGACCTGGCTTCTAGTGAACCGGATGCTGTTTGGGTTGAATCCGGCATACTGGCATGCCACGACGGTGCTGCTGCATCTGCTCGCTACGGCGATGGCCTTCTTTGTGGCCCGTCAGTGGTTACACAACGGAGTTGGCGCGGGATTCGTCGCGCTGCTGTTTGGGTTGCACCCGATTCACGTCGAGAGCGTGGCGTGGGTGTCAGGTGTGACGGATCCACTCATGGCAGTGTTTGCGTTCGCTGCATTCTGGGCATGGGTGAAAGGCGAGCGGGCAGAGATCGGAAAGATATTCTGGAAAGCGCTCGCGATTGTGTTCTACGCGGCAGCGTGTCTGTCGAAAGAGTCGGCAGTTTTTCTGCCAGTCGTCGTAGTGGTGTACGACGTTCTCTTCGGACGCGAAGAGCGCTCGTGGAAGGGCCTGATCCAGTCGACGTTGCGGAGTTGGCCGCTTTGGTTGACGGCACTTGCTTATCTGATAGTGCGCAGGCTTGTATTGAAGGGATTTGCCCACTCCCTGGAAGCGCCGATCATCGAGAACCTGCTGACGATCCCCACGATCATGTGGGGATATATGCGGCGACTGGCATGGCCGGTGAACTTAAGCGTCTTTTATGACACGCCCCCTGTCACGAATGTTCTGCAATGGCGTTTTTGGCTACCTACACTAGCGTGGATATTAGCTCTACTGATTGGCTGGAGGATCGCCAAGCGGTCGCGAGTTGTGGCGCTCTCCTTGCTCTGGATCTTCATCTTTCTTACGCCAGCGATTATGGGGCTGCCGGTATTTCCAATCGGCGAATGGGTTCACGATCGCTATCTTTATCTGCCGTCATTCGGATTCTGCGTGCTGCTGGTGCACGCGATTTCTCAGCTTCCGTCAGAAAGAGAACTGTTCAGGCTTCCTGCTGCGCCGGCCGCGGTGGTGCTGGTTCTGGTGGCGGCCATGGCATACACGACTGGTGTCGAAACGACCTACTGGACCAACGGTTTGGTACTTTTCGCAAGGGGATCAAAGATCGCGCCGCACAGCGCGATCGCGAAATCGCAACTCGGAAATGAGCTTTACCGCAGGGGAGACGGCAAAGGCGCCGAGGAGGAGTACGAAAAGGCCATCCAACTGGAACCGAGGAACTGGAAGATCAATATGGCGTACGGATTACTTCTGTTCTATACGGGCCAGTTCGACAGGGCTGATCGTCAGATGGATCGGGCAATCTCAATCTTGAATACCGACCCGAATGAGTACTTCTATCAAGGATTGAGTCGATTCAAAATCGGGAAGTTTGTTGAGGCGGAAGAATCGTTCCGGAACGCTATCCGCACGGGCGCAAATCGGGTTCGCTATCACTTCTGGCTTGGCGTTGCGCTGGAGCGGCAGGGAAGACTGGACGAGGCGAAGACGGAATACGAGGAAGAACTGCGGCAGCACCCGGAAACGGATACGCCAGTGCGCCAGCACCTGGAAGCGCTGCAAAAACTAAGGGCGCAGTGA
- a CDS encoding ABC transporter ATP-binding protein, translated as MAAIETFALEKIYQVGFWRKAKKRALKPLTFAVPEGEVFGYLGPNGAGKTTTLRLLMGLVDPSGGSFKILGGSISSSLIRSQIGFLPEQPYFYDYLTARELLNYFATLSDVPAKDRTRRIEATLTRVGLAPDSWSTQLRKYSKGMLQRVGLAQAILHEPKLVILDEPMSGLDPMGRREVRDLIEELNHEGKTILFSTHILSDAEALCDRVAVIANGELRGVGVVADLTASVKGNVEVVWQDANTVPAITALGLQCHTVGETVRATVPEAQVDTVIDTLRAHNARLVSLTPVRTTLEDYFVARLAVPAEESQ; from the coding sequence ATGGCTGCTATCGAGACCTTTGCACTAGAAAAGATCTATCAGGTCGGTTTTTGGCGCAAAGCTAAGAAGCGCGCCCTCAAACCACTCACCTTCGCGGTTCCGGAAGGGGAGGTTTTCGGATATCTCGGCCCTAATGGCGCAGGAAAGACGACCACTTTGCGCCTCCTCATGGGCCTCGTCGATCCCAGTGGCGGCTCGTTCAAGATTCTTGGCGGATCCATCTCTAGTTCGCTCATCCGGTCGCAGATAGGATTCCTTCCCGAACAGCCTTACTTCTACGATTACCTGACTGCACGCGAACTGCTGAACTACTTCGCGACACTCTCGGATGTCCCGGCAAAGGACCGAACGCGGCGCATCGAGGCCACGCTCACGCGCGTGGGATTGGCCCCCGACTCCTGGAGCACCCAACTACGCAAATACTCGAAAGGCATGTTGCAGAGAGTAGGGCTGGCTCAGGCAATCCTGCACGAGCCCAAATTGGTCATCCTGGACGAGCCCATGTCTGGGCTTGATCCCATGGGACGCCGCGAAGTACGCGACCTCATCGAGGAACTCAACCATGAAGGGAAAACAATCCTCTTCTCCACGCACATCCTCTCCGACGCGGAAGCGCTCTGTGATCGCGTTGCGGTGATAGCGAACGGCGAATTGCGGGGAGTGGGCGTGGTCGCCGATCTTACGGCTAGCGTAAAAGGCAACGTTGAGGTTGTCTGGCAAGATGCCAACACAGTTCCAGCGATTACCGCTTTGGGTCTGCAGTGTCACACGGTTGGAGAAACCGTTCGGGCGACCGTTCCCGAAGCACAGGTTGATACGGTCATCGACACCTTGCGCGCTCACAATGCACGGCTGGTGTCGCTCACTCCGGTCCGCACAACATTAGAGGATTACTTCGTGGCGCGACTTGCGGTTCCGGCGGAGGAATCCCAATGA
- a CDS encoding ABC transporter permease subunit — MNRRITAIATNTFREAVRDRVLYNLIIFALIMIGASLLLGQITIGVQRQLLINLGLTSISVFGVLIAIFIGIGLVSKEIDKRTLYTVLTRPVQRWEFILGKFFGLVLTLIVNAGFMTVGFFIALLYLMRGLQPADAYILVAIYFILLQFMIVTSLALLFSSFSTPIESAVMTFAFFVVGSFSSDLHAFAQASTGLTHYTVTVMSYLVPNFSALNVIASVAQAKPVAAGLVLMNTLYVLGYAGAAVCAASLIFHKRSMK; from the coding sequence ATGAACCGCCGCATCACCGCCATAGCGACGAATACATTCCGCGAAGCCGTTCGCGACCGTGTCCTTTACAACCTGATTATCTTCGCGCTGATCATGATCGGTGCTTCCCTGCTGCTCGGTCAGATCACGATCGGCGTGCAGCGGCAACTGCTCATTAATCTTGGACTCACCTCGATTTCCGTTTTCGGCGTCCTGATCGCGATCTTCATCGGCATCGGACTCGTCTCGAAGGAAATCGACAAGCGCACCCTCTATACCGTCCTCACACGGCCGGTGCAGCGATGGGAGTTCATCCTGGGCAAGTTCTTCGGACTCGTTCTCACGCTGATCGTGAATGCCGGGTTCATGACGGTCGGGTTCTTCATCGCACTTCTTTACCTCATGCGCGGACTGCAACCCGCCGACGCCTACATCCTGGTTGCGATCTACTTCATCTTGCTGCAGTTCATGATCGTAACGTCGCTTGCGCTTCTCTTTTCGTCGTTCTCGACGCCGATCGAATCCGCGGTGATGACGTTCGCGTTCTTTGTCGTGGGTAGTTTTAGCAGCGACCTGCACGCGTTCGCGCAAGCATCCACCGGCCTCACCCACTACACTGTCACCGTGATGTCGTACCTCGTTCCCAACTTTTCCGCGCTGAACGTGATCGCGTCAGTGGCCCAAGCGAAGCCAGTGGCGGCAGGACTCGTGCTGATGAACACTCTTTACGTTCTCGGATATGCGGGCGCAGCCGTCTGTGCCGCGAGCCTGATCTTCCATAAGCGCAGCATGAAATGA
- the lolA gene encoding outer membrane lipoprotein chaperone LolA, with the protein MTKVRTTTLVFLLCICSSLVLSQGKQDKNDELKALANKVDEHYNGLKSLRSQFHESYSGMGMSRRESGMLYLKKPGRMRWEYQTPREKLFVSDGKTAWFYVPGEQQARRAPVSKIDDIRSPLRFLLGKTKLLKEFRELSFSSSLKPLNPGNFVLRGVPKGMEDRISMVTLEVSPGGRIDRITMEEVDGATTDFIFSQEQENVPVADNLFKFQPPRGVEIVEAKELGN; encoded by the coding sequence GTGACCAAGGTACGAACGACAACTCTGGTTTTCTTACTTTGTATCTGCTCCTCGCTGGTCCTTTCGCAGGGGAAGCAGGACAAAAACGACGAGCTCAAAGCCTTGGCGAACAAGGTGGACGAGCATTACAACGGCCTTAAGTCCCTTCGCTCGCAATTCCACGAGTCCTATAGCGGAATGGGAATGTCCCGAAGGGAATCCGGCATGCTTTACCTGAAGAAACCCGGCCGGATGCGTTGGGAATACCAGACTCCGCGCGAAAAACTGTTCGTCTCCGATGGCAAGACAGCCTGGTTTTACGTCCCGGGAGAGCAACAGGCCCGGCGAGCACCCGTCAGCAAGATCGACGATATCCGCTCTCCCCTTCGTTTTTTGCTCGGCAAGACCAAGCTGCTCAAGGAGTTCCGTGAGTTATCGTTTTCGAGCAGCCTGAAGCCGCTGAACCCGGGGAACTTCGTTCTGCGCGGCGTTCCCAAAGGCATGGAAGACCGGATTTCGATGGTGACTTTGGAAGTCTCCCCCGGGGGCCGGATTGACCGAATCACCATGGAAGAGGTTGATGGCGCCACGACCGATTTCATCTTCTCGCAGGAACAGGAAAACGTTCCCGTGGCCGACAATCTGTTCAAATTTCAGCCGCCGCGGGGAGTGGAAATCGTGGAGGCAAAGGAACTCGGGAATTAA
- a CDS encoding type II secretion system F family protein: MAEFLVKVADDRGHMQEQVESGFSAAEVRDRFTQQGFLVYSVKPRGLFQGGTFNLPQQRKIKSDQFLIFNSQFLTLIRAGLTIVNSIDLLIKRQRNQFFRATLENVRDRVKSGELLSAAFAEQGVFPRMYTTTVLAGEKSGNLEEVLGRYIGFQRMAQTFRKKLQASLIYPAVLVVLVVGMLSFLLTYVVPKFGELYEQISTQGQLPALTLFMLAVGEVARKYALVIVIAVATGVFLLWRWKATEAGARQIDSVRLRLPIIGPIWLKYQIAIFSRTLGTLLSGGIPLVPAIETAAASMQSRSLADALMNASVRVREGQPLAKSLEETKKFPELAVEMIEVGESTGALPAMLTSVAEFYEEDVQTSLSAAMSLIEPAILIVMGVVVAFVLLSLYLPIFTLGAGGIK, translated from the coding sequence ATGGCTGAATTTCTCGTAAAAGTCGCCGACGACCGTGGACATATGCAGGAGCAGGTAGAGAGTGGCTTCTCCGCCGCCGAAGTCCGCGACCGATTCACCCAGCAGGGATTTCTTGTCTACTCGGTCAAGCCACGAGGCTTATTCCAGGGGGGCACTTTCAACCTGCCGCAGCAGCGCAAGATCAAGTCGGACCAATTCCTGATCTTCAACTCCCAGTTCCTGACCCTGATCCGTGCCGGCCTTACCATCGTCAACTCAATCGACCTGCTCATTAAGCGGCAGCGCAACCAGTTCTTCCGGGCGACGCTGGAGAACGTACGCGACCGGGTAAAAAGCGGCGAACTGCTATCCGCAGCCTTCGCCGAACAGGGTGTCTTCCCTCGCATGTACACCACCACCGTGCTCGCGGGAGAAAAGAGCGGCAATCTCGAGGAAGTGCTGGGACGCTATATCGGTTTCCAGCGAATGGCGCAGACCTTCCGCAAGAAGCTCCAGGCTTCACTGATTTACCCGGCGGTTCTGGTCGTGCTCGTCGTAGGAATGCTCAGTTTCCTGCTCACCTATGTTGTGCCCAAGTTCGGCGAGCTGTATGAGCAGATCAGCACCCAGGGACAGCTCCCCGCACTTACGCTGTTCATGCTCGCGGTCGGCGAAGTGGCCCGAAAATATGCCCTGGTTATTGTGATCGCGGTGGCAACTGGGGTCTTCCTGCTGTGGCGTTGGAAAGCTACGGAAGCGGGTGCTCGCCAGATCGACAGCGTCCGGCTTCGACTGCCGATCATTGGTCCTATCTGGCTGAAGTATCAGATCGCCATCTTTTCGCGAACACTTGGGACGCTTCTCTCCGGCGGTATTCCCTTGGTCCCGGCCATTGAGACCGCAGCCGCATCTATGCAAAGCCGTTCTCTTGCCGACGCCCTGATGAATGCGTCCGTCCGTGTCCGCGAGGGCCAACCGCTCGCCAAAAGCTTGGAAGAAACAAAGAAGTTTCCGGAACTTGCCGTCGAAATGATCGAGGTCGGCGAATCGACAGGTGCACTTCCTGCGATGCTCACCTCCGTGGCAGAGTTCTACGAAGAAGACGTGCAGACCTCTCTATCGGCTGCGATGTCTTTGATCGAGCCCGCCATCCTGATCGTGATGGGAGTGGTTGTGGCTTTTGTATTGTTATCGCTCTACCTTCCCATCTTCACATTGGGAGCGGGTGGAATAAAGTAA